The stretch of DNA GAGAGAAGAATTGTTTCTCAACTCTTGACATTGATGGATGGACTCAAGTCCCGTGCCCATGTTATTGTCATGGGTGCTACAAACCGTCCCAATAGCATTGACCCTGCCTTGAGAAGGTTTGGGAGATTTGATAGAGAAATAGACATTGGTGTTCCCGATGAAGTTGGTCGTCTGGAAGTACTTAGAATCCACACTAAGAATATGAAGCTTGCCGATGATGTAAGTTCAAATTTCTAACTTTTGATTGAGTCATACAATTCTTAGTTTACACCATGATTTAGTTATATTGATCTATCTGCTTTCACAGGTTGATTTGGAAAGAATTGGGAAGGATACACATGGCTATGTTGGTGCTGATTTAGCTGCTCTGTGCACCGAAGCTGCCCTCCAATGCATCAGGGAGAAGATGGATGTGATTGACTTGGAAGACGATTCCATTGATGCAGAGATACTGAACTCCATGGCTGTCACCAACGAACATTTCCAGACTGCCCTTGGAACTAGCAATCCTTCTGCACTACGTGAAACTGTGAGTATTGATATCACACTTTTTTGTTGCTGTTTGATCTTTGTTTAGTTTGAACTTTGAATGCTAAATATGATAATATGCTTCATGGATGTTATAGGTTGTTGAAGTTCCCAATGTCTCCTGGGAAGATATTGGAGGCCTTGAAAATGTCAAGCGTGAGCTCCAAGAGGTATCTATTCTTCACATTATGGACTGTAACTTCTGTgtttcttgtatattcgaaGTTTGAATGGTTTCTTAAACTTATCTTTGACATCGTGTGCCTTATAGACTGTCCAGTATCCAGTGGAGCATCCTGAGAAGTTTGAAAAGTTCGGAATGTCCCCTTCAAAGGGTGTTCTTTTCTATGGCCCTCCCGGTTGTGGGAAGACTTTGTTGGCTAAGGCCATTGCCAATGAATGCCAAGCAAACTTTATAAGTGTCAAAGGTCCTGAATTGCTTACCATGTGGTTTGGAGAGAGTGAAGCCAATGTTCGAGAAATTTTTGACAAGGCTCGCCAATCCGCTCCTTGTGTTCTCTTTTTTGATGAGTTGGACTCAATTGCAACCCAGGTGCATATCGTGGCTCGTGTAAATAGTTCCTATGCTTGGTTTGGTTTTTATTTGTACTAAATTAGATTTCTCCCCTTTTTCTTGCAGAGAGGAAGTAGTGTCGGAGACGCAGGCGGTGCTGCAGACCGAGTATTGAACCAACTTCTGACTGAAATGGATGGCATGAATGCCAAGAAAACGGTTTTCATTATCGGTGCAACCAATAGGCCTGATATAATCGACCCTGCACTCCTCCGCCCTGGTCGTCTTGATCAATTGATTTACATCCCTCTTCCAGACGCTGAATCTCGCTATCAAATCTTCAAATCAAACTTACGAAAATCCCCAGTATCAAAAGATGTCGACCTGAGAGCCCTAGCTCAGTACACTCAAGGCTTCAGCGGTGCTGACAttactgaaatatgccaacgTGCCTGCAAGTACGCCATCAGAGAGAACATTGAGAAGGTAAGAATTTTTTGCATTCAACGTGTGATCAATGGACGGAAGTTTCATATGTATTTTCTTGTATTCTCTTGGTACGAAGGACATTGAAAGGGAGAGAAGACGAGGCGAGAATCCGGAGGCCATGGAAGAGGATGGTGAAGATGAGATATCTGAGATCAAGGCAGCCCATTTCGAGGAATCGATGAAGTTTGCACGAAGGAGCGTCAGTGATGCAGATATTCGCAAATATCAGGCATTTGCTCAGACGTTGCAGCAATCTAGAGGATTTGGAACAGAGTTCAGGTTTGCTGAGAACAGTGCTGCCGCTGCTGCCACAGACCCTTTTGCAGTTCCCAAAAGTGCTGCTGCCGATGAAGATGATCTGTATAGTTAGctatattttataaatgaacTCATGGAACCCTCCAAATGTTGGCTTCTGCTAGAGTACCATGAATCATATATTCTGCCCTGGTGATTGAATttgtgcatcttatgatattatgGGTGCTGTGCTTTTGCGGCGAAATATTTTCAGTTTTGTGATGATCCAAATGTTGTGTCGTACAATATATTTAGTATTTTGATTGTCATGCTTATTACAtataacccaaaaaaaaaaaaacaaattcaagaagGCTGCCACCAGtcttttttaaaattagttGGGGAGGAATTTTTCAGCTTTACTCCTATTAATTTAAGGTTATTTGCTAATATATTAGATCAACAGTGATGATTATTGATAAATTAACATATTTCATTCCAAGTTACATTCACGGCGGCAACGCCGTTGGTTCCCCCGCCAGTCTCTCTTTCGGCCCAAGTGCGGAACTGCAGAAGTTGGTTCTTAATGTTTCATCCGAAATATAACCTCGTTGCGAAGCAAGTTTTCGTCTCCAACTTTTGTTCAAAATCGAACAGATAAGCCCGGATTAATTCAACCTCTAAATCCCTCCATTTTTATtatctctgatatcaaatcttcaTTCCCGCACAATCAACCTCGTATCATCGAACCCGCGAGTACCCGCTTTCTTATTGCCTTCGTTTTTTCAGATTTGTGTGGAAAAACTCGTCCGAAAATCCTCGAAGAGAAGAATCTTGAACCTCGTATAACACTAATTTTGCGATTATTTGGAGTTTGGAAATTTGCCGAGGCCAAGAATATATTGAGTGCGGCTGGCTGTTGCTGATAATTTCAGACGCCCACTTTCTGATACTGCTTTGTGAGTGTGCGAATTGCGAAAAAACCGAAATTAAAGCTAAGTTTTTCGCTATGTTATTCAGGGTTTACGCTGATAACAGAATGATTCAAGAGGGTTTAGAGGTTTTTGAGTACGTGGTAAGTAATGGATCCCAGATTGAAGCGCGTGCTTGCGTGGTTTATTTGGTTGTTTTCAAGAGAAGCCATCAATTCGAGCAGCTATATGATTTTTTTCAGAGGATGCTGAAGCATAATGTGAGATTACAGATTATTCCATGACAATTATGATTGATGGGttgtgtaaaaaaaattaagttgaTAAAGCAAGAAAGTTGATGGATGATTTGATCAACAGAGGTGTTAAACCAAATGCATATATGCCTTTAACACTTTGATAGATGCTTATGTCAAGAAATCGAATTCAAGGGGTGTTGAGGAAATCTTAGATGCAATGAAGAAATACGGGGTGGAGTTCAATGTTGCCACATGCACACTTCTGATTCAGCAGTTTTCAAAATCTGTCAAGGTGGAAGATGCACAGAAACTTTTTGACGAAATGGCTAAGAAGGATGTGCCTGCCGATGTTCGTGTTTATAGTTTGATGAAAAATTTGTTGGTAAGTTGGGGGACTTGAAAGGGCATTTGCATTGTTCGATGAGATTGTGGAGAAGGGAATTGTCCCGAATTCCCAGAGGTATGGATCTTTGATACATGGCTTGTGTAAAACAGGGAAATTGGAGGCGGCAGAAATGTTGCTCAAAGACATGCAAAGGAAAGGAGTAGACATTAATCGGGTGATATTCAATACATTGATAGATGGTTATTGTAGGCTAGGGATGATTGATAAGGCTTGGAGACTGCGAGGTGTTATGGAGGGGAAAGGCCTTGAAgctgatgtatatgtatataatatGATTGCTAATAGCCTGTGCAGATTGTACCAGCTTGAAGAAGCTGAGAGATTGCTATTGTCAATGGTGGATAAAGGTGTCGAGCTAAATATTGTTGCTTACGCTACTTTGGTTGATATATATAGCAAGCAAGGAAAATTTCGAGAAGCTAAGAATGTGTTTCTTGAGATggaaaaattgggaagaaacCGAATGAAGTGACATATAATACTTTGATTGATGGATATTGCAAGAAAGGTAAGCACAGAGACGCATGTTTGCTTAAAAAGGAGATGGAAGATAAGGGCTAACGCCAGATGTGTCAACATATATATCTTTTGTCCATGGGGAACGTATATTTGGTTATGTTGACGAGGCTATGAAATAGTTAAAAGCTTTGCCAGTGAAGAACTTGATTCTGAGTGTGGTGACTTACACAGCATTGATATAACACCGGACGATAATGTGTATGCTTCCCTTGTTGGCAGCCTCCATGGTACTTAACTGTGAAACTAAGATCTGATAGAGGGTTCCTTTGGATAAATGCCTAACCTGTCAAGAATGATGGCACACACTCTTGCTGTTATCAATCAAATCTCTTGCTCCAACAAGTTTGTGCCAGCCAATTGGCGGAACATGTGATTTCTTGAAACTGCATCTGAGTGCATATATGCATAAGAGGAAAGTATTTATGGATCAGCCATTCTCTAAAGAGATGATTATCTGCAGTCCTTTAACATCGGACTGGTCATCTTGAACGGTGGCGCAACAGTAATAGGGTTGGATTCAAAAATTCGAGAGGTGATTTCAATGGATTTAAGAAGGTGAAATTTGGTCTATATTTGCAGTTTGTCTCTGCTTGGCATCTCCATGCCATCCGGTCACTTGGTGTACGGCTCGATTCATGAACTGTGCTCGTTTGCTGGCTTGAAATTCGTGTCTTATTTTTCTCTGTTTCTAAATTACACGTAAACTTGTAAAActgtgaaaaaataaaaaaacgacTTATTACTCGCACTTCAGAaacaaatttcaaattcataaaAGAAATTCTAATAGCTCTGTGTTATTCGTGTCAATTATGGTAAGATTATGTATGATTTGTAGTTATTAGTAGTCTGAGTAAACATGTAAATTTATTTGTCTTTTATCTAGTGTTGAAAGCAGTGAGAATAAAACTAGAACTGCTGAGGATGACGGCCATGTGATATATCTTTGCATGATTTGAataagtatttttatttttaaaaataaatctttGAAAACCCTACAAGAAAatacaaagaataaaaaatttaacagTGAAGAGTGGGGAGCAACGTTAACAAACCATAAAACTAAAACCAAGTTTCTGATCGAATGAATGATATGAGTGAATGATATAGGATATGGAGTAACAAATAAATATGACCTCCAATGTGTAATCTAAGCAACTATAAAGAATCGGGGTATACAGCTCACAAGATCAATATGTCTAGTGTTGATTTCAGAAGTTCCACCACTTTTTCTTCCTCTTAAAATCAGCTGGTGGCAAATCTGAAATGAtgatgaattttctgaaattagTGTATATAGACATGAAAAGCTAGTGTCATTTGAGCTACACTATCGACGGTTTTAACTCATCGGTATGAGCCCGGGTGTATCTGACATATGGGACAAGCAAATACAATATCCCTGAAACTCGTCAAATTTCTCCAAGCAAATGTCCTCAATCTGCTCCCGATTACTAGTATTCAATTGATATTTAAAGCAAACAACTGAGTAAAGATCACCATTTAATCCCCATTCTAGCTTGAAGCACTCTATCGAATCAGGAGATTAAAAAGAGAAATTACCTCCTTGAGGGTAGATTGAATTATAATGCACCTCAGCCCAGAAGCTCAAATACACAACTGCATGAGACATGACCAAAATGTTTAATGATTGCCACAAGACGAAGCATATTAACGTAACTTGaaaaaacaagcaaaatataGAACTCCTCCGGGAATAATTTTGGAAAGGCAAGATGTTTCAATGTTCCCATTTTAAGGATACAGAAATCAACATCACACAAAGTATATGACTGAATAAGAGAGTTGTGAGATCCGAACATTTTATTAACTGGAATATGGCAATCATGATCAAGTAATTCACAAGATTTACAGTGTAAACAACCATTTAAAAGTAACCTCTTTTTGACTTTTGTTGTTGGGGAAGAATCTCGATGTAGCAGGTGTCCTTGAATGAAGTAACTACAAGAATTCTGACACCATACTGTCAATAGGAAAATTGCTACATATTAGTTCCAGGAAACATATTCTTTGAAACAGAAAATCCAAATATGTTTAAAAGCCAAAAATAACAAATGTATGTGGAAAAAAATACCGAATCCGCAGCTGCCTGCAGCGTGACATGATCACCCCATTCTCCCCTCCtgatttaataattaagcaGTGTAATGCTCACATAAGAAACGTATTAAAAAAGTTAACACTTGTACCACTAGCCATTTGGCTCAGTGGAATGTTATGCTCACAAAAGTTGGGGATCTCTCGGTTCGAGACTTACACCACCCCATTACtcgaataaaaatgaaaaaaatagaaGTTAACACTCGTACACAACAATTGACGGCAAAGTTTTGAATCATACTTATATATTCTCTTCAAGTACTCAGCATAATCCATTGGAACATACCCCTCGTACATTTCTGGATGAGCTTTAAGCTGACAATATCAAATCAACACATAGCAAGCCGTCAGTTTTAGATAAATAACGTAAATATAGGATTCGAAGAATACCTGAGAAAGGAAATGGGGCAACAGAAAAAACAAAGCTACAATAACCTGGCAGACAACTTGCTGTCTCACGAATTTGTGGTGCTCAGGGGTCCGATAGAATTGATCTGATAAAGCACGGAACTATAGCAAACAGAAAAAGACTGAAGCAGAGTCAACTTAAAGTACAAATATATATACAGCAAGATCACTGAAATTTTTAGATATGTATAAGTAAAACATAAGTATGTTACAGCAAACATAATTATGTCCCCCATAATTTTATCATCACATAAAAGGAAGATTACACCTTAAAGGAAACATAACCAACCCAAAAAAAGTCATATGACTACGATATTAATAGTAAACATAATCATTGTTAAAGACAGATAAACTAACCTGACAGTTACCATCTCCTTGAACTTTGtgctcaatcaagtcatataactTTAACCTGAAACGTTCACAACCTTCAAGTTACATCTCGATCATGCTTGCTAATTGACCAACATAAATTATCTGGTGTAGACAAGACGTTCAATTGAACCACCATAAAACACAGTTGAACTAGCAGCTAAATATGTACGGGAAACGACAATAGGGTTCTGATGTACCTGTCTAGTAGCCTTTGATGATCAGAAGTCGcttcatcaactgaaggtatTTCTCCATTAATTCTAGGAACATGCTACATGAAATCAATCATACACTTATTTCCTTCGATTGTAACCTTTTCTAGGGATTAGAATCTTGTTCAAGCACGCAAAACTAAAAGAGTTTAATGGCTAGTACTTCAAAGCTTTAAGTTTTCTAGACAGAATCAAAGACCTAAATATGATTGATAATTTAGGAAAAACACAGCTCTTGGCCTCGATCTGTCAACTGAATGTCATATGCACAGTGATGATTCCCACATGAGAGAGGACTTGGGGGAATTATACTTACAGGAACAGGAAACATCTGGTACAACCTCTTTTCGACTTCTCCATCAAGTTCAAACTCATCTGCTATTTCCAAATTATAAGAAGAACCATCATCATCACAAGATCTATCACCAGGACTGGAACATATACTGCCCACATCAACATTCTCACGCGGTCCACCCTCCTGGCCTACAAATTTTTCACGTTTTATTAGGCATTTACAACGAGACCATCAGATCTTTAGCATAGGGAAGAAAGAAGGTTGAAAAGGAGTAATAGCATACCAAGAAAATAATTATCTGAAGAGTCATGCCAGTTTGGGACAACACTAGAGCTTTGTGAATATTCTTCACCAGAATGTGATAATTCAGGAGATTCTGAAATTGATAGCCGTGACAATTCTTCTTGGAAAAGAGCACGCGCAATAATCTCATCTTTGTCAATGCTGGCATAATCTGTATCACAGTGACTATCTCTAATATACTGCTCGtgacaaatttttaaatcatgtcGAGTACTATCACCATAGTAATTATTACTGAATATTTGATCCACATTGAAAAAACTCCAAGAAGCAGCATCTGATTCTGGCTCATACATAATTATTCCCTATTTTATTAGAGCTCACCAACAGCAGTGCTCTTTTTATTAACAAATGTTCGCTCTGAAACACCTGCCAGCTAAACAAAAAACGATTTATTCAGTTAAGAAATAGCATATCAACCTCAGTAAGTTAGCTCTCAACAAATTACTAGCTTTGAAGAAAATGAGATAGGTATCTGTTGACTATCCACTTCCTTTTTTTAACGTGAAGATAATCAGTTTCTTGCATCCAGTTCTTGAATATTCATTGGTAGAAGAAATAAGGTCGTAAAATAAAAATAGCTACGCCATAGAGTGGACATCTCAAGGCATTATTAGAGAATTCAATTACGTGCAAACCAAATTCAATTTCCAACtacttttttttacaaaaacaaataaatataaagtgattaaaaataacatataaaataaaatcttgaGCATATCCATGGATGAATCTAAAAATTCCCTTATCCCATTTTATTCAAAACCacaaaattctcagatgagctACATCTGTCAAGTAGTTCAGAAGTTCAAAGATCAAGTTTGTATACGCTTCTGAACTTGGAAACTTTATATTTTGCAGGTGCTCAACCCAATAGTAAAAGGTGGCTAGAATTGACAATAAACTTTCAACTCGGACATATATCATTTTTCAAGACAACATGTGTTCAAATGATCAACTACAATGTTTGGTTACCAATGACTGATAAATATTCTTCCAAGATACCCATGATGTTCATGGAGTGAAATCACATATAACCTATGAAAATGTTCACAACGTCAACTTTCTGCCAATTTAAGGCCCATGTGAATGTGTCATCAAAACATTCCATCCATAAaattttcttcagtttcttAGTTGTCAAAGGCTTCTTAGCCCAAAGTTCACGTTCTTATCCAATCAACTTTGACTGGCTTAGAGATGACCACCATGTACAAAAGTTTTCTACCGACAATTCCAGAACTAAAAAGGATGCTTCCAGATAGAAACATAAAGGTTGACTTTCAAAGAGTCGAATGGCTTTTATTTTAACCTCCAGGAACCAACCAAGTTGCGgacaaaaaaaatagaaaagaacAGTCTGCAAAAAGAtacaataaaatttcaaattgttATTCAACACATACATATACCTGCAACATAAGTTAATTTCCCCTCTCCTCAATCACCTTGACACAAATCCAACCAATATCTATTCTttgattcattttccaacaaaTAAGAAACTTCAATACAAACCTCCCATGTAAAAAGTTGAAATCAATCAGCATAACCACATGCAGAAGCAGACATCATCCCCACATAGAAATTAAATGTCTCCAAAACAAATTCTTTTGATCATGATAATATAATCTCAGTAAAAAAAATTGCTGCTCTAAAAAACAGATGTCTTTGAAAATTAAACCACGaatttagatatttttaaatctattTAAGCTGCCCCAAGCatattaaaaaacaaaataatcacCTAGAAAAATCAAAAACTTCATTACAAAGCAATTCGAAATCGAAATCGAAATCAAACAGAAAAAAACAGGGAGATCACTCAATGCAcaacaaaatcaagaaaaagaaaatcacCTCTAAGCCTCAATCAATATGCAAAAAGGAATCACAACCCAATACCAATGTGACGTATTGAGATAGAGTTAGCAGAACCAATTGGAAATGGGGAAAATAGAGGCCCGAATTAAAGGGGGGTTTATATACAGTCGGGGAGTGCAATTGGTTAAAAATCGAACAAGTTGGTGCGGAATGGGAATGTCACCTGTCGGAGCATCGGCTAGCCTTTGAGTGGATCCAAAGATACCGTTGGTTTAAATGGTCTTTTCTTCAACGGTTGTATATTATTACACGCATTGGAATATCCTCATTTTAGGACATTCAAATATTTGCGATCTATAAAAATCGAACTCTTAAATTTTTCCCATATAAATTGTAACTAAAGACAATTATAATCTTTCAACGTAattgcaaaaatttgtgtgagacacgggtcgtattttgtgagacggataatttatttgagtcatccatgaaaaagtataactttttatgctaatagtattactttttattgtgaatatcgataaaatcgacttgtctcacagataaagattcgtgagaacatctcacaagagacatactatAACATATTTATATAACAAGGCAAATGTAACGGTTGGATCTATATAATTGTATTTGTCTGCTTTTACCTGGATTGAACATGCGAGTGATCTAACTCTTGATAATTCAGACGTCGActtccattattattttaatcaaatttgtcattttttgaATCAAAGCACGTACTCTATTAATCTGTCTCTGTccgaaaataaatataataaaaaagtacacgttttaattatattttagtttcgaataaaatttattttattgttaaaaataataaaatatataatattcagCAAACTATTTATcagtagggatgtaaatgaaccgaATTGTTCGCGAGCTTTTCGGATCTCGGCTCGTTAAAAGGCTCGTTCGGGCTCGTTCATTAAGCTTATCGAGCCGAGCCCGAGCCTTATTTTGGGCTCGACAATTTTGTTGAGCCGAGCTTGAGATTAATGATGTCCGGCTCGTTaactcgtgaacatgttcgatAATAGGTTCGTGAGCTCAAAattgagctcggctcgtttagcTGGCTCgtgagctcgagctcgagctcggctcgtttaagTGGTTCACGAGCTCgggctcgagctcggctcgtttaggtAGATCGTGAGCTcgaatttgagataattaatgagttataatattaaaataattatgtatgataaataataataaattaaaatttaaaaattatattaaaaattatagtcGAATCCCCTTGAATCAGATCTTTCTCATATTAAATGCTTTACTTTATCCTAGTTGATTCATTGTATTTcgacaaggcgtgatcacgccctGTTTGAACACATCTTCTGcccttttttattattatcatcattTTTTAAGGTGCAAAATACAGAAGATGTATTTcgacaaggcgtgatcacgccctGCTTGAACACATCCTCTgcctttttttattattatcaatttttttataaaaaaaataaaatatggagAAAAATTTTTTGGTGCAAAACACAGAGGAGGTATTCGGctaaggcgtgatcacgccctACCCAAACACCTCTTCTGATATCACACAATACAAAAGGGGGTTTGATTTGGTAAATTCATTAAATCAGGTTGCAATCGCGTTTCTCCTTTCCTTTCCCTATTCTCGTCTATCTTTCCCAAACTTCTTACAGGTGCTTCTTTGGTCGTCTCATCACCTCCGTCGATCTCCACCGCCGTTCGACCGGCAACACCGCCGTTCACCACCACTCTGCAATTCCAGCGACATCAGCGCCTCTTTCTCCAGCGCCCTTCGCACCTCCATCTCTCGCCCCAACCAGTCTGCAGCGCCGCTTGCCCACAGCCGCTCGCGCACGGCGCGCCACCGCCGCTCGTCCAACACAGCTTCTCCAGCGCCGCCGCAAGCGCCACCTTCCCCAGTGCACAGATCTCCCCTTCGCACATCCATCCCTCGTTACAACCAGTCCGCCACTGCCGCTCGTCCACCGCACGCGCACCCTCGCCGACCTCCATCTCAGTTTCGCACAGCCACCTCGGAGCAAAAACGAGCTCGCTTAACGAGCTTCTTTAACGAGCCGAACCCGAGCCAGGCTCATTAAACAAGATAAACGAGCCATTAACGAGCTGAGCTCGAGCCGAGCCCGAGCTTCATAACTTCCGAACGAGCCGAGCCCGAGCTTCAAACCAAAGGCTCGTAACGAGCCCGAGCCGAGCCTGAGCCGAGCAAATAGCTTAACGAGCCGAGCCCGAGCCTGATActgttcggctcggctcgactcatTTACATTCCTATTTATCAGTATACGGCGGCCAATCTTAACAACACaagaaatattattatattgatttatttatctttttttatttcattCTTCAAATAACACTTGAGTCAACGTGAAGTAAAAATTATCGTGTAAAACAATTGAGTCGATTTTTGCTCCAATTTGTATGCTATAGGCTAAAAtataaagacaaaaacttgtgtgagacggtctcacgggtcgtattctgtgagacgagtatcttatttgagtcatacatgaaaaaatattacttaagtattactttttattgtgaatatcagtagggttgacatgtctcacagataaatattcgtgagaccgtctcacaagaaacctactcaaaTACAAAAGCAACTTCATCATATTATAGAtatgttaataattttttttttcatgatcataattCTACtctttttttaacattttttttgaCATTTCAAACAGATTTTCTCCCAAAAATTCATC from Primulina tabacum isolate GXHZ01 chromosome 3, ASM2559414v2, whole genome shotgun sequence encodes:
- the LOC142540178 gene encoding OVARIAN TUMOR DOMAIN-containing deubiquitinating enzyme 12-like, encoding MYEPESDAASWSFFNVDQIFSNNYYGDSTRHDLKICHEQYIRDSHCDTDYASIDKDEIIARALFQEELSRLSISESPELSHSGEEYSQSSSVVPNWHDSSDNYFLGQEGGPRENVDVGSICSSPGDRSCDDDGSSYNLEIADEFELDGEVEKRLYQMFPVPHVPRINGEIPSVDEATSDHQRLLDRLKLYDLIEHKVQGDGNCQFRALSDQFYRTPEHHKFVRQQVVCQLKAHPEMYEGYVPMDYAEYLKRIYKRGEWGDHVTLQAAADSYGVRILVVTSFKDTCYIEILPQQQKSKRVVYLSFWAEVHYNSIYPQGDLPPADFKRKKKWWNF
- the LOC142540177 gene encoding cell division control protein 48 homolog D-like isoform X1 yields the protein MSNQAESSDSKGTKRDFSTAILEKKKAANRLVVDEAVNDDNSVVSLHRETMEKLQLFRGDTILIKGKKRKDTICIALADDTCDEPKIRMNKVVRSNLKIRLGDVVSVHQCADVKYGKRVHILPVDDTIEGVTGNLFDAYLKPYFLEAYRPVRKGDLFLVRGGMRSVEFKVIETDPPEYCVVAPDTEIFCEGEPIRREDEDRLDDVGYDDVGGVRKQMAQIRELVELPLRHPQLFKSIGVKPPKGILLYGPPGSGKTLIARAVANETGAFFFCINGPEIMSKLAGESESNLRKAFEEAEKNAPSIIFIDEIDSIAPKREKTHGEVERRIVSQLLTLMDGLKSRAHVIVMGATNRPNSIDPALRRFGRFDREIDIGVPDEVGRLEVLRIHTKNMKLADDVDLERIGKDTHGYVGADLAALCTEAALQCIREKMDVIDLEDDSIDAEILNSMAVTNEHFQTALGTSNPSALRETVVEVPNVSWEDIGGLENVKRELQETVQYPVEHPEKFEKFGMSPSKGVLFYGPPGCGKTLLAKAIANECQANFISVKGPELLTMWFGESEANVREIFDKARQSAPCVLFFDELDSIATQRGSSVGDAGGAADRVLNQLLTEMDGMNAKKTVFIIGATNRPDIIDPALLRPGRLDQLIYIPLPDAESRYQIFKSNLRKSPVSKDVDLRALAQYTQGFSGADITEICQRACKYAIRENIEKDIERERRRGENPEAMEEDGEDEISEIKAAHFEESMKFARRSVSDADIRKYQAFAQTLQQSRGFGTEFRFAENSAAAAATDPFAVPKSAAADEDDLYS